The Heptranchias perlo isolate sHepPer1 chromosome 3, sHepPer1.hap1, whole genome shotgun sequence region tccacaaaaaacaggacaaatccactccggccaattaccgccccatcagtctgctctcaatcagcaaagtgatggaaggtgtcgtcgacagtgttatcaagcggcacttactcaccaataacctgctcaccaatacttgggttccgccaggatcattcagctccagacctcattacggccttggtccaaacatggacaaaagagctgaattccagaggtgatgtgagagtgactgcccttgacatcaaggcagcatttgactgagtgtggcaccaaagagccctagtaaaattgaagtcaatggaatcagggggaaaactttccagtggctggagtcatacctagcacaaaggaagatggtagtggttgttggaggccaatcgtctcagccccagggcactgctgcaggggttcctcagagcagtgtcctaggcccaaccatcttcagctgcttcatcaatgaccttccctccatcataaggtcagaaatggggatgttcgctgatgattgcagtgttcagttccattcgcaacccctcagataaagaagcagtctgtgcccgcatgcagcttgggctgataagtggcaagtaacattcgtgccagacaagtgccaggcaatgaccatctccaacaagagagagtctaaccacctccccttcacattcaatggcattaccatcgccgaatcccccaccatcaacatcctgggggtcaccattgaccagaaacttaactggaccaaccatataaatactgtggcaacaagagcaggtcagaggctgggtattctgcggcgagtgactcacctcctgactccccaaagcctttccatcatctacaaggcacaagtcaggattttgatggaatactctccacttgcctggatgagtgcagctccaacactcaagaagctcaacaccacccaggacaaagcagcccgcttgattggcaccccatctaccaccctaaacattcactcccttcaccaccagcgcactgtggccgcagtgtgtaccatccacaggatgcactgcagcaactcacttcaacagcacctcccaaacccgcctagaaggacaaaggcagcaggcacatgggaacaacatcacctgcatgttcccctccaagtcatgggccccgacaacatcccggctgtagtgcttaagacttgtgctccagaactagccgcgcctctagccaagctgttccagtacagctacaacactggcatctacccgacaatgtgaaaaaatgcccaggtatgtcctgtccacaaaaaacaggacaaatcctgaaaatatatcgccgttccttcatcgtcgctgggtcacaatcctggaactcccttcctaacagcactgtgggagaaccttcaccacacggactgcagcagttcaagaaggcggctcaccgccaccttctcaagggcaattagggatgggcaataaatgctggccttgccagcgacgcccacatcccatgaacgaatttttaaaaagttgttgacTAACCATTGCATCTCTATCATTTAGTTTACAACAGACCAAACATAAGGCGAGGAAAACCACagtagtggagagctttgggaaccataggtccaaagtcacctgttcctcccaaacatgctacATCTACCACGTTATGTGTTAAATTACTCATATTCTGTattgcaaaatattattttctgaaataaatctatctaatttgcattagaATCATTACTATCTGCTTCCAGCCCATTCCATAGATTAACCACTggttcactgaaatattgtttccgcagattagttttttAACCCCTTCAAgggcaggccatgtcctctggttctactgttctagacaaggtgaaatagcttgtcatgttCTACATTATCTACTACAATTAATGTGAAATTAAGGATAATTAAAATATGTCACACAGATATGCTTATTACAGATGCAATTACCTTTGTAGACCTCAGCTTTGGCCAAAGCCTACAAAGCCGGGCAATTTGTTTCCTTTTTATGGCTTTTCTGCCCCTTTAAAGTCCCTTGCCACCTCTTCGGGTATGCAACAGCAGTCCCACTGCTGCAAGCCTCATTCTCCTCCAGCACTGGCTGTCTCCCTCTTGGCAGCAGGAAACCCACCAGGAGCCCATCCTGCATGTCAAATGAGCCTGGATCCAGGAAAATGGGTTTGCAGTTAGGGCAGTGTTGATGGGGTGAGCAGAAGTCCTGCTTCCCTATTCCACCTCAAAGTGGTGATTCTCCCCCATATTCTTTTGTGATTGTTTGTGgatttttatttccttcttttggatgagacattaaaccgagaccctgcctgccctctcaggtggacatataacatcccatggcactattttgaagaagaacaggggagttctcccctgtgtcctggtcaatgtttatccctcaaccaaaatcactaaaacagattatctggtcattatctcagtgctgtttgtgggaccttgctgtgtgcaaattgactgccacgtttcctatgttacaacagtgaatgcacttcaagagtatttcattggctgtaaagtgctttgggacatcccaagaaaggagctgtataaatatgtctttcttttttttcttttcagcatCCCAGGAAGATATGGTGTTGTTCTTGGCGAGCACAATCTGGAGCAGAAAGGCAATGAATATTTGAGACATGTTCAATCGATCATCATTCATTCTGGATGGAATCCAACTGCCCTTGAAAATGGGTAATTCATATCTGCATTTTAAAATTTAGGAATTTAATCCACATTGAACTATTCTTAAGCTACTCTCTCCttcaaaatcttttaaaaatcttTCTCTGGTTTAATGTCTCTATGATGATTGCTGGTGATTTTTTCTTTTATTCCTGAAAGTCTCCAAGTACACCATTGTGCAtggtcttcctcctccctgcaaccccactgtgttgaaatcaagactcatatgTGTCTCCTACTTTAATTCACTCTTTCCCAGGGTCTTAAAGTTGTGGAACTTCTTACCTTcctctcttcccttcctcctacattcCACAGGCCTTACAGCCAAAGTTTAGATTCACTTAATCAGTATTTAATGCCAAGGTGTCAGCtctggctcagtggtaccacccTTGCCTCTGATCCAGGAGGTTGTGGGAtcagccccactctagagacttgagcacataatccaggctgacattcagtgcggtactgagggagtgctacactgtcagaggtgccgtctttcgaatgagacattaaattgtggCCCtatcggccctctcaggtgggtgtaaaagatccgacggcactattcaaagaagagcaggggagttctcctggtgtcctgaccaacatttatcaccAAAACTGATGATCTAATCATTTATCTTGTTggtgtttgtggaagcttgctgtgtgcaaactggctgcagtatttcctacattacaacagtgactacatttcaaaagtacttcattagctgtaaagcgctttgggacatcctgaggtcgtgaaatgctaAATAATAATTTACCTCATCGTGTCTTCTACTCATTTCAATCTTAGTGCTGTCCTGTACCATCGCCTTTGGCTCTCCACCTaggtttttcaatttttaaaacaaaCAGTGAATGCAAACATGTACTTTGTGGAGTGATGCCTCTTTATTTGGTGTGGTTGGTGGTCAAATCTCCTTTGGTTtataatagctatggaaaaggacacggaccgctctaaagtaaaaatactcaattggaggagggccaatttcattgggatgagaacagatctggcctgggtaaattggaatcaaagattggcaggcaaaactgtaattgaacagtgggctgtctttaaggaggagatggttcgggtacagtctaggcacgttcccacaaggcagaaaggtagggcaagtaaagccagagctccctggatgacaaaagagatagtgaaaaaaggggcgtatgacagatgtcaggttgataacacaagtaagaaccaggcagaatatagagagctcagaggggaagtgaaaaagaaaataagaggggcaaagagagagcatgaaaatagactggcggccaacataaaagggaatccaaaaattttttacaggcatgtaaacagtaaacaggtagtaagaggaggggtggggccgattcgggaccataaaggagatctactcatggaggcagaggggatggccgaggtactaaataagcactttgcatctgtctttaccaatgaagaagatgctgccagagtctcagtaaattaagatatagttgagatactggatgtgctaaaaattgattaaaaaaacaggaactagaaagtctagctgtacttaaagtagataagtcacccggtccagatgggatgcatcctaggttgctgaggcaagtaagggtggaaattgcagaggtactggccataatcttccaaacatccttagatacgggggtggtgccagaggactggaaaattgcaaatgttacacccttgttcaaaaaagggtgtaaggataaaaccagcaactacaggccaggcagtttaacctcagtggtggggaaacttttagaaatgataatccaggacagaattagcagtcacttggactgatagggaaaaccagcacggatttgtgaaaggcaaattgtgtttaactaacctgatagagttatttgatgaggtaacagagagggtagatgagggcaatgtttatatggacttccaaaaggcgtttgataaagtgccacatggtaggcttatcatcaaaattgcgacccatggaataaagggggcagtagcaacatggatacagaattggctaagtgacaggaaacagagattagtggtgaacggttgtttttcagactggagggaggtgtacagtggtgttccccaggggtcagtgctgggaccactgcttttcttgatatatattaatgacttggacttgggtatacagggcacaatttccaaatttgcagatgacacaaaacttggaagtgtagtaaacagtgaggaggatagtgatagacttcaagaggatatagacaggctggtggcatggccggacatgtggcagatgaaattcaccgcagaaaagtgcgaagtgatacatttcagtaggaagaacgaggagaagcaatataaactagagggcgcaactctaaaaggggtacaggaacagagagatctgggggtatatgtgcacaaatcattgaaggtggcagggcaggttgagaaagtggttaaaaaagcatactggaccctgggctttataaatagaggcatagagtacaaaagcaaggaagtcatgatgaacctttataaagcattggttcggccacaactggagtatggtgtccagttctgggcataacactttaggaaagatgtgaaggccttagagagggtgcagaagagatttactagaatgattccagggatgaggggctttagttacgtggatagactggagaagctggggctgttctccttggaagaggGACGGTTGcgtggagatttgaaagaggtattcaaaatcatgaagggtctagacagagtagatagagagaaactgttcccattggtggaagggtaaagaaccagaggacatagatttaaggtgattggcaaaagaaccaaaggtgacatgaggaaaaacctttttacacagcgaatggttagcatctggaatgtaatgcccaagggggtggtggaggcagattcaatcatggccttcaaaggggaactgactaagtacttgaaaggaaaaaatttgcagggctacagggataggccggtggagtgggactagctggattgctcttgcgcagagctggcacggactcgatgggccgaatgtcctccttctatgctgtaacctttctatgattctatgatctctatTATTTCTACTGTTGTATCTCCCAGAAACATCTCAGATACTAAATgcacaattgattatttttaaagtgCGCTGACTGTTGTTAAGTAGGCAGATGCGATagctattttgcacacagcaagatcccaaaggcAGCAATgagaatgagcagttaatctgctTTGTAGTGCTGTTTGGTTGTAGCAAATCTGTAAGAAATTCTTTCTCACAATTTGTTTCAGTGCCCCAGGCTGAGGAGGGTAAAAACTGGTCAGGATGTCTGCTATTGACTACCTCTGTAAAGTGCATTTCTGTGGATATCATGGCCTAGAATTTTCATTTGAGTTAAGTCAACCTCCAGTCCATAATTGAGTGCAGTGGGTGGAAAATGTTTTTAGGCACCACTTCACCAGCTTAACCTCATCACTTCTGGAGTTTTCCACTGTAAGTGACGGGAAATGTACAATAAACCTGCCTATTTATGTGTAGGTGCATTGTAGTGCCAGAGTACAGGTCCATAAGTATTGACTACCCCTCAGTACCACTGGAtatagggtatggtagtgtagtggttatgttactggactattaaTCCAGAAAACAcgagctcaaatcccaccatagtagtttaagaatttaaattcagttttataaaaatctggtatcagtagaagtgaccatgaagctgccggattgtcataaaatcccaactggttcattaattccctttagggaaggaagcctactATGCTTACTtgctctggcctatatgtgattccagtctcacatcagtgtggttgactcttaagtggCTAGCAACTTGTGCCAACctctcaagaagaaggcccattaccatcttctcagggtaactagggatgggtaatagatGCCAACCATGCCAGCGACGCACTCATCCCGGCCAAAATCACCATTGTCCATGtgtgaaactgcacattattgtacctaagaacataagaatagtcAAGGGCAAgacataggccattcagctcattgatGTTTATCCTTCTAGTATCGTAATTTTTCCATCATAGCATCGAGCTGCATTTGATGCCCCTAATATTTTGTCTCCACATTGTTCTACCCATcacattattccaaacatttgttACTCTAAGTAAAATGGCAGATCGTAAAATCtgtattaaatttattttattacttGTTCTTGGgaagtgggtgacactggcagttCTCCCTTTGTCCTGCACGatattttccctcaaccaacatcactaaaaccgattatctggtcatttaatgctttgctgtttatggaaccttgctgtgtgcaagttggctgctacgtttccctacaaaacaacagtgactacacctcaaaagtacttcatttgctgtgaagcactttgggacgtcctgaggtcgtgaaagtcataatataaatgcaagttccagcTTTCTTAATCAatatcacactttccagcaggagtaacTAGATAGCGCTCAACCATAGGAATTTGGCTGATATTGTTTCCTCTCCCTCAGCCCAGGGGTGCTGAGTCTAATTGTAGCATTgttgctgaggtcagctaactcagaagCAATTGGGGATCTTTTACCAATCTGAGCCATGGGAGGAGAACTGTTTTTCACTTCTACCCTGTGACTTTTAGGAATGACATCGCCCTACTCCGACTCGCAGAACCTGCATATGCTACCCCTGACGTAGAGGTAGCTGTCTTACCACCCTTCGGTCAGATCCTACCCAATGGGTATCCATGTTACATCACCGGATGGGGATTAACTAAACgtaagtccagaacaaaggggcatagatataagatagccactaatagataaaataaagaatttaggaagaatttctttacacaaagaatggtgataatgtggaactctgccacatggagtggttgtagtagaaagcattgatgcatttaaagggaggcttgatgcatactgGAGGGAGAATTTAGTAGAGGAAtatggggggcagggtgggaagaagtaattagagtgtggagtataaacactggcacagaccagttgggacgaatggcctgtttctgtgatgcagattctatgtaatgtatTAAAAAAATTGTATGTAAGTGAATATTCATGAATACTTTTAATGTGGAATTTTGCTGGTGCCCATCCTTGGTTTCTTCCAGATGTCTGAATATCCAGTAAATGACTAATAGTCCAAATAGTCACTGTAGAAAGGGTTCATGATGTTCAGGATGGACAGCGTGAAATATAGTAAAAATTAAAGCCTATTGCAGCATGGACATTTTACCACTAGATGTCACTATATGCTACATCATATCCTCAAATAATGTCCAAGACATCTACGGGCAGGCATTGGCCCAGATACCTGGAGAATTGCGCCATTACAACGTAAGGATGCAAAAGAAAGAGGAAGTTATGGAGTAAGTGACTTATGCCATTACATACACCACTTCGTCACTGGACAGCGAAATTGACGGTGTAGTTCTGGCAGAAAAATCCAGGCCATACAATCTGAAGAATAACTGAACGAATGATTAAATAAATAACACTGATACACTCTGTCGTTCTTCCAGCTTTCGGTCTTGCCTCTCCCACTCTGCAGCAAGCTCTGCTCCCAGTGGTGAACTACGCTACATGCAATTCACCAAACTGGTGGTCGGGCATGGTCACACAAAACATGATCTGTGCTGGGGGTGATGGTGTGATGGCTGGATGTCAGGTAATGGTCTCCGTCAATTCTATATATTGTCGTTATGGTGCAGTCTCTGTACCTACTCTACATGAATAGCTGAGGCCTAGTGGGCCCTTGGGCCGGTATAGCAAGGGTTTGCATCGTAGATTGATAGGTCCTATTTCTGTGCCCAAAATCACCCATTCGGTTGATCAGCCAATTGCGTTTGGCTCAGCAGGTTGTTGTAGGAAGACGTGTCACACAATGGTGGAATGTGGTTCTGTGCCCACATTTCCCCATTCAATAATTTACCAATCTCACCCAAGAGGAATTGTCATGGGGAAGGGAAAGTGCTAACTGAAAACtaagggggtagattttcacacTCAGCAGTGGTGAAAAATGGGCGATAGCAGATctgatggaaaggaaaatcgggcggggtgtataactggTGGCCGAACCACTACTGCCCATTTTCCACCACTGCCAAAAGTGAAAACCTACCGCTATGTGTTTCCCCAGATTAAGAAGAAAAATAATGGAAGAGTAAAATGTTTCACCGGTGTCCTGGataatatttagccctcaaccaacatcacctaaaacagattatctggtcactaatctcattaatgtttgtgggatcttgctgtgcacacattggtggctgcatttcctacattacaacagtgactacacaacaaaattaattaattggctgtaagtgctttgggacattctgaggtcatgaaaggtgctatataaatgcaagttcttcttcttcATGTTCAGTTTTGATCAGCTCCCAGCAGTCAGTTCGAGTAGGGCTTGAACAGGTTATCTGTCTGCCCACCTCGCTGGGATACAGTGCAAGGCCTGAGAGGAATATAAAGGGGAAGGTGCACGATGTCAACAGAGCTTCGGTGTGCTACATTGCAGGATGATAGAAGACAGGTTTTAACCCACTCAAGCACCACAGAGAGGCGAGGCATCCCACAGAAAGCGAAGGATGTCGAATCAAAACCAGCCATTCTCCAGGGGCAGAAGCTGATCACATAGCACTATTGGAAGAGGAACTCAGTCTCCAGGTTATCCTCTCAGCTGGGAAAAGGGCTGACAAGATAGACAACAGTAGAAGAATAACAAGAGCTTATTAAAAAGAAATGGAGAATAAAAACTCAAGACACACATAAGTTTAGAACAGTTCAAATTATATTGTTCAGCTAGTTTTCACAGCCCAGCCTACGCTCGACCAGTTTCTGCAAGTCTTCCTTACATCCAAACTTACTTAGACAGAGGCTGCATTTTCTTCTGTTTCTAGTCTATTGTTGGAGTCATTGATCTTACAATGTTAATGTCAGATATAAAACAAGGGGTGGATCGATGCACTACAAACTCCAAAAGACAACACATTGCTTGCTCCATCATGAATGTTCCTTAATCTTCTGAGTAACATAAGTAAGATTTTCAAGGGCAGAAGACTTAGTTCCCCCATCCCTCGGCCCATACATTCAACCTATGAAAAATCTGTAATGAAAACATGTTATGCAGCACCGGCTGCATCGTTCAATCTCCGTCAACATGCTTTACCAAACATAATTCCTGAAGGACACTGCGCTTATAGCTGATACTGGTTGTATCCCAATTTATTGAAATTCGGCATAGTTTCCTGTTGAGAAGACTAATTGCttcaaaaaggagatagataAATATCTGATTGGGAATGGGATGGGAGATTATAGGGATAGGTACAGACAGAGAAGCCCAAACAGTCCATGGGGCACAACAGTCCTGGGACAGGGGAATGCTGAATTTTGAAAATGTGAGAACGGATGAGCACTCTGGaattttgcttgattacctttggggCGCGGGGTGCATTTATGCATAAATTTCCCTCAGGAAGTTAACAGGGTAAGACAGAGTCTGTGATAGTGGCAATGATATGGGGTCCATGGAAGTAGTGAACCAAATGGCCTTATCTGTCtatgctttcttatgttcttatccacttTCTTGTTCACAGGGAGATTCTGGTGGCCCTCTGAATTGTAAGAATGATCATGGAATGTGGGTTGTCCATGGTATTGTAAGCTTCGGACCAGTCTCCTGTGTTATAGAGAGGAACCCTACTGTTTTTACTCGGGTATCAGCATACACTGACTGGATTTATCAGGTAGGCCTTCTTTATTATATTACCTGTTGCTTTGTATGCCACAAGCTGTAAGGCCTTTCAATTCAAGGACAATAACAGCTGCTTAAATTTCTGATGTAAAGAGAAACTCCCAGAACTCTTTACCAAGCAGAGCAGAATGATAATGAGTAGGAAGGAAGGAGGAAAAATTCAAGGGGGAGGCTGTAGAGGTCAAAAAGAAGAGTTGTCAGTTGACTTTCGGAGTGATGGAGGTGATGAGGGAAAATGATTGTGGGACAGAATTCTAAAGGGCAAGGTGTGATGGCTGAAAGATTAGCCTCCTGTAATGAAATGGAGGGAACAGTGTCAGAGGAGTAGATTGCGTGTGGGGGATGCTGAAGAAGATCTCTCAGATAGGGTAGGGAATGAGACCATGAAAGAACTTGGAAAGGACTTGCCGTAATGAGTATCTGTAGAATCTACTTTGTAAGAAACTGTTACAAATCTCTTTTATTTAAATAAACGTTGATGTTGTGTTGTATCAAATGCATGAAGAGCGAATCCAGATGTTTGGAATGTTTTATTCCAAATTGTGCCCTTGTTGAAATCTGGGAGAGATAGaatcaaaaaaaatcacaactactAAACATGTAGAAtcttaaaattaattattttacatTCAGTCGTCATACGAGGCTGGCTATAGATGTCACAAGACATGACCATCATGCATTCCTCTTTGCCCTCACCCACAGCTGTCAATATTCGTTGAACAAATCTGTTGCTTACATGAATTTGATACTTCAGATACCCCATCATCACATCTAACAGTCGACACAGATAACTTGTCTTTTTGTGATCACCTCAGCCTACCAGTGCTTCAGCAGTAACCTTGCTACCCTTGTGCAACCAGCTGTGTGTGGCTCAGCTACACGCagcctttaccaactgagctactAAACGACATTTTACATAAAATGTATGCCCTGGGCTCTTTATAACTGTCATCTTTATAGCTTAAAATCTAAGGAGGAATGAATCAGgatacagctgagaggagccgagccgagcggagggagcgtccgataaaaggcgggatttcagagcgctgagaggagccgagccgagcggagggagcgtccgataaaaggcgggatttcagagcgctgagaacagctgagaggagccgagccgagcggagggagcgtccgataaaaggcgggatttcagagcgctgagaacagctgagaggagccgagccgagcggagctgcgaccgagttcgaagtgacgtcaggaatcagatcgggacgcgacacaggggaggcacctgattggtgagtaggttcaggtgagtatttctccttatctacagtaactgaagtaaaaggaaagggaaggtctgcaggtcttataggaagtagcgtttattttttagtgaatcaaggtccctagtgtagttaacattctctaaattgagaacaatttaaaggagtaaactccttaaagggagtggtaagtagtttttctttcctttttttttctcttgacattgtagttgttct contains the following coding sequences:
- the LOC137308048 gene encoding elastase-1-like, producing MAFGACRAGNMCAQPSCHLGTLGDRLVPTRVLHGPISSPYYPSRAIAASPLSGRIVAGQEAKPHSWPWQASLQFAYDYDPDFFQHMCGGSLISTYWVMTAAHCIVDIPGRYGVVLGEHNLEQKGNEYLRHVQSIIIHSGWNPTALENGNDIALLRLAEPAYATPDVEVAVLPPFGQILPNGYPCYITGWGLTKPFGLASPTLQQALLPVVNYATCNSPNWWSGMVTQNMICAGGDGVMAGCQGDSGGPLNCKNDHGMWVVHGIVSFGPVSCVIERNPTVFTRVSAYTDWIYQTMEQNGGS